Proteins from a genomic interval of Nasonia vitripennis strain AsymCx chromosome 3, Nvit_psr_1.1, whole genome shotgun sequence:
- the LOC100679007 gene encoding uncharacterized protein LOC100679007 has protein sequence MNQDYSKAVSFTNSYFALADGLVTGLENCLAENVVLDWFGKTIKGRTNVAAFMNKHKVHSRHVFNDISPTDSIGYNKKPTRRSRRRTSRNSNSFLNSSGNIVIENRLNSITTPENETVSNGDRSRSSRKMDSEGNHVKESDITIELHDDDVSTLFKLENIKSTNVEEIEAKISQISLEDKLKKKSPKKREYEEVDGRGNISVLESSMKYVEAHGEILFSKKSRRQSDWSECKLILSSSTHTWRKPSKLQIAYSSQRISLPQMRSSNNNTIQLESSSSLDQVNELCNNLIPNSNKFGGYLRNINRAKEENAFLKSLDEHLSRNEANKLGLSPKNFSGQLVFQKTNSDDEEDSLDSFIFNHLIHVIIYEGRSRCRMNLSQKFI, from the exons ATGAACCAGGACTACTCGAAAGCTGTTTCATTTACGAACAGCTACTTTGCCCTTGCTGATGGACTCGTCACTGGTCTGGAAAACTGCTTAGCCGAAAATGTCGTATTGGATTGGTTCGGTAAAACAATCAAGGGAAGAACTAATGTTGCTGCTTTTATGAACAAACACAAGGTCCATTCGAGACACGTCTTCAACGACATCAGTCCGACAGACAGCATTGGCTATAA cAAAAAACCAACTCGTCGAAGCCGTAGACGAACGTCCAGAAACTCGAACAGCTTTCTAAACTCCAGTGGCAATATCGTAATCGAGAACCGATTGAACTCTATCACTACTCCGGAAAATGAAACCGTCTCCAACGGCGATAGATCTCGAtcttccagaaaaatggactCGGAGGGAAATCACGTAAAGGAAAGTGATATTACTATCGAGCTGCACGATGACGACGTCAGTACGCTTTTTAAACTGGAGAACATCAAGTCAACGAACGTCGAGGAAATCGAGGCTAAAATTAGCCAGATTAGCTTGGAGgataaattgaaaaagaagTCACCGAAAAAACGGGAGTACGAGGAAGTTGACGGACGCGGAAACATAAGCGTATTGGAGTCGTCAATGAAATACGTGGAAGCGCATGGTGAAATTCTATTTTCCAAGAAGTCCCGCAGACAAA GTGACTGGAGTGAGTGCAAGTTAATTTTATCGAGTTCAACGCATACGTGGAGGAAACCCAGTAAACTGCAGATCGCTTATTCTTCGCAGCGAATTAGTTTACCGCAAATGAGATCTTCAAATAACAACACCATTCAACTCGAATCATCCTCGAGTCTCGATCAAGTAAATGAACTCTGCAATAACTTGATCCCAAATAGTAATAAATTTGGAGGGTATCTTAGAAACATCAATCGCGCCAAGGAagaaaatgcatttttgaaGAGTCTCGATGAGCATTTATCAAGAAATGAAGCGAATAAGTTAGGTTTATCACCGAAAAACTTCAGCGGACAATTGGTTTTTCAAAAGACAAATAGTGATGATGAAGAAGACTCCCTGGATAGCTTTATATTCAATCACTTGATTCATGTGATTATTTATGAAGGTAGAAGTCGATGCAGGATGAATTTGTCTCAAAAATTTATCTAG
- the LOC100115735 gene encoding COP9 signalosome complex subunit 7b isoform X1 codes for MTSSEAATAEAPASTEKAATNPLEQFVLLAKTAKGAAALELIKQAVETPGVHVFGELLDMPNIKELENSPHAEYWNTLNLFAYGTYKEYLANKSQLLDLTPVQKKKLQHLTIVTLATKSRCIPYSILLEELDIKNVRDLEDLIIEAIYADIIHGKLDQKNSQLEVDYTGLGRDVRPGDAGAVAETLAEWGQACSDILNCIEQQVNKANSEKTRAIQHKDKIQKDIAFVKKTIASQPGSSLQDADMAPGGSGSGTSDASREALCNPLSLFDMKKKMHKGKSMRGERLLRKTARFPLNE; via the exons ATGACGAGCTCGGAAGCAGCAACAGCTGAAGCGCCAGCCAGCACGGAGAAGGCGGCGACGAACCCCTTGGAGCAATTTGTTTTGCTGGCCAAGACTGCCAAAGGTGCAGCTGCACTAGAGTTAATAAAGCAGGCGGTCGAGACGCCTGGAGTTCACGTTTTCGGCGAACTCTTAGATATGCCTAATATTAAGGAGTTAGAGAACAGCCCACACGCCGAGTACTGGAACACACTGAACCTCTTCGCTTATGGAACATACAAGGAGTATCTGGCGAACAAGAGCCAACTGCTCGATTTGACACCTgtgcagaagaagaagcttcAGCACTTAACCATTGTCACATTAGCTACCAAGTCTAGGTGTATACCTTACTCGATTCTCTTGGAAGAATTGGACATAAAGAATGTGAGAGATTTGGAGGATCTGATTATCGAGGCAATTTATGCCGACATCATACATGGTAAATTGGATCAGAAGAACTCTCAATTAGAAGTGGACTATACTGGCTTGGGACGAGATGTCAGGCCAGGAGATGCAGGTGCTGTGGCTGAAACTCTTGCAGAATGGGGACAGGCCTGCAGCGATATCTTGAACTGTATAGAACAGCAAGTGAATAAAGCCAACAGTGAGAAGACTCGAGCGATTCAACACAAGGATAAAATCCAAAAagat atcgCATTTGTTAAGAAAACAATAGCTTCTCAACCTGGAAGTTCCCTTCAAGATGCCGACATGGCACCTGGAGGCTCTGGTTCTGGAACTAGTGATGCCTCTAGAGAAGCTTTATGTAATCCACTATCACTTTTTGacatgaaaaagaaaatgcaTAAAGGAAAGAGCATGCGAGGTG AAAGACTTCTACGAAAAACAGCTCGATTTCCCTTGAATGAGTGA
- the LOC100115735 gene encoding COP9 signalosome complex subunit 7b isoform X3, translating into MTSSEAATAEAPASTEKAATNPLEQFVLLAKTAKGAAALELIKQAVETPGVHVFGELLDMPNIKELENSPHAEYWNTLNLFAYGTYKEYLANKSQLLDLTPVQKKKLQHLTIVTLATKSRCIPYSILLEELDIKNVRDLEDLIIEAIYADIIHGKLDQKNSQLEVDYTGLGRDVRPGDAGAVAETLAEWGQACSDILNCIEQQVNKANSEKTRAIQHKDKIQKDIAFVKKTIASQPGSSLQDADMAPGGSGSGTSDASREALCNPLSLFDMKKKMHKGKSMRGGKFWKT; encoded by the exons ATGACGAGCTCGGAAGCAGCAACAGCTGAAGCGCCAGCCAGCACGGAGAAGGCGGCGACGAACCCCTTGGAGCAATTTGTTTTGCTGGCCAAGACTGCCAAAGGTGCAGCTGCACTAGAGTTAATAAAGCAGGCGGTCGAGACGCCTGGAGTTCACGTTTTCGGCGAACTCTTAGATATGCCTAATATTAAGGAGTTAGAGAACAGCCCACACGCCGAGTACTGGAACACACTGAACCTCTTCGCTTATGGAACATACAAGGAGTATCTGGCGAACAAGAGCCAACTGCTCGATTTGACACCTgtgcagaagaagaagcttcAGCACTTAACCATTGTCACATTAGCTACCAAGTCTAGGTGTATACCTTACTCGATTCTCTTGGAAGAATTGGACATAAAGAATGTGAGAGATTTGGAGGATCTGATTATCGAGGCAATTTATGCCGACATCATACATGGTAAATTGGATCAGAAGAACTCTCAATTAGAAGTGGACTATACTGGCTTGGGACGAGATGTCAGGCCAGGAGATGCAGGTGCTGTGGCTGAAACTCTTGCAGAATGGGGACAGGCCTGCAGCGATATCTTGAACTGTATAGAACAGCAAGTGAATAAAGCCAACAGTGAGAAGACTCGAGCGATTCAACACAAGGATAAAATCCAAAAagat atcgCATTTGTTAAGAAAACAATAGCTTCTCAACCTGGAAGTTCCCTTCAAGATGCCGACATGGCACCTGGAGGCTCTGGTTCTGGAACTAGTGATGCCTCTAGAGAAGCTTTATGTAATCCACTATCACTTTTTGacatgaaaaagaaaatgcaTAAAGGAAAGAGCATGCGAGGTGGTAAGTTCTGGAAGACCTAA
- the LOC100115735 gene encoding COP9 signalosome complex subunit 7b isoform X2 has translation MTSSEAATAEAPASTEKAATNPLEQFVLLAKTAKGAAALELIKQAVETPGVHVFGELLDMPNIKELENSPHAEYWNTLNLFAYGTYKEYLANKSQLLDLTPVQKKKLQHLTIVTLATKSRCIPYSILLEELDIKNVRDLEDLIIEAIYADIIHGKLDQKNSQLEVDYTGLGRDVRPGDAGAVAETLAEWGQACSDILNCIEQQVNKANSEKTRAIQHKDKIQKDIAFVKKTIASQPGSSLQDADMAPGGSGSGTSDASREALCNPLSLFDMKKKMHKGKSMRGDFYEKQLDFP, from the exons ATGACGAGCTCGGAAGCAGCAACAGCTGAAGCGCCAGCCAGCACGGAGAAGGCGGCGACGAACCCCTTGGAGCAATTTGTTTTGCTGGCCAAGACTGCCAAAGGTGCAGCTGCACTAGAGTTAATAAAGCAGGCGGTCGAGACGCCTGGAGTTCACGTTTTCGGCGAACTCTTAGATATGCCTAATATTAAGGAGTTAGAGAACAGCCCACACGCCGAGTACTGGAACACACTGAACCTCTTCGCTTATGGAACATACAAGGAGTATCTGGCGAACAAGAGCCAACTGCTCGATTTGACACCTgtgcagaagaagaagcttcAGCACTTAACCATTGTCACATTAGCTACCAAGTCTAGGTGTATACCTTACTCGATTCTCTTGGAAGAATTGGACATAAAGAATGTGAGAGATTTGGAGGATCTGATTATCGAGGCAATTTATGCCGACATCATACATGGTAAATTGGATCAGAAGAACTCTCAATTAGAAGTGGACTATACTGGCTTGGGACGAGATGTCAGGCCAGGAGATGCAGGTGCTGTGGCTGAAACTCTTGCAGAATGGGGACAGGCCTGCAGCGATATCTTGAACTGTATAGAACAGCAAGTGAATAAAGCCAACAGTGAGAAGACTCGAGCGATTCAACACAAGGATAAAATCCAAAAagat atcgCATTTGTTAAGAAAACAATAGCTTCTCAACCTGGAAGTTCCCTTCAAGATGCCGACATGGCACCTGGAGGCTCTGGTTCTGGAACTAGTGATGCCTCTAGAGAAGCTTTATGTAATCCACTATCACTTTTTGacatgaaaaagaaaatgcaTAAAGGAAAGAGCATGCGAGGTG ACTTCTACGAAAAACAGCTCGATTTCCCTTGA
- the LOC100115818 gene encoding transcription elongation factor SPT5-like — translation MSSSSGSDRNDEASESSQSDEDDVGRESDDGIKKEYVGETEVGPSEDDVARESDDEGIKKEYVGKTETGQLSEDDVARGSDDEEINKESEDETMEKASNVGSTRRKRQSESSQGSDDSYSDDEEEKTRKKPKKKAKTGVSDFILQEAEVDDDLEDDEEWEDGAHELGIVENEIDEVGPTAREIEGRRRISDIFDSHKEEEIEEYLRNKYANEARVAHHFGNGEHMNDEITQQTLLPNIKDPNLWLVKCRIGEEMNTVLLLMRKFLTYQYTNSPLVIKSAVAPKGIKGFIYIEAYKQVHVKAAIENVNNLKLGFWKQQMVPLNEMVDVLRVTSSINIKPNQWVRIKRGIYKDDLAQVDYIELAQNKVHLRLLPRIDYQKLRGALRLMSEEAESTKRKKTRPPAKPFDPEAIRSIGGEVTSNGDYLVFEGNHYSRKGFLFKHFNINAIRSEGIKPTLEEIEHFEDSPENIDIELSDAPATGPGAKFDQMCNFSTGDKVKVNEGELIHLQGKIVSIDGNKIMVMPSHEELNEPIEFMARELRKYFNIGDHVKVLAGKYEGDTGLIVRIEENRIVLFSDVSMHELEVLPINLQLCPDMASGVDRLGKFQWGDLVQLEPQTVGVIVRLERDNFQVLSMHGNVVQASPVSLTKYNENRNTTALDMYQDSIRRKDIVKVLDGPHSGREGEIKHLYRNFAFLYSKVYIHSGGIFVCKTRHLQLVGGLKSKKELIAELTNYPFASPTRSDVSPQQEKGKARVHSSFGGSYPTRDKKLIGTTIRITGGPYKGNIGFVKDATESAVRVELHSPCQTISVDRSHIMNLAQLGPNGTPRNNYTPTYSAGGRTPMYGARQDGSKTPMHGSQTPMQGAQTPMYDTGSRTPYYGSITPSHSEGGNTPRNTGAWDPTVANTPARNSEYDLDDPDDAPSASPMYQESQSSNSMYDPDPSASPMMSVVSPSRSGGITPSHSDMGFMSPNYTPSSPTESNASMLADNVDTPDSPDRVGSPYSLNDVQTPDSPDHVQISYSPASPSINLSPRRNGIPYSPASPSINLSPKRNTIPYSPASPSINSSPIRKTLSYSPASPSINSSPNRNAISYSPSSPNANSSPNESE, via the exons ATGTCTTCGAGTTCTGG TTCCGACAGAAACGACGAGGCATCAGAGTCTAGTCAATCTGATGAAGACGATGTCGGGAGAGAATCGGATGATGGAATCAAGAAGGAATACGTTGGCGAGACAGAGGTTGGTCCCTCTGAAGATGACGTCGCGAGAGAATCGGACGATGAGGGAATCAAGAAGGAATACGTTGGCAAAACAGAGACTGGTCAGCTCTCTGAAGACGACGTCGCGAGAGGATCGGATGATGAGGAAATCAACAAGGAGTCAGAAGACGAGACTATGGAGAAGGCGTCCAATGTCGGTAGTACTCGGCGCAAAAGACAGAGCGAATCCAGTCAAGGCTCAG ATGACAGTTATTCCGATGATGAGGAAGAAAAAACTCGCAAAAAGCCTAAAAAGAAGGCCAAGACAGGTGTCAGCGATTTCATTCTGCAAGAGGCAGAAGTGGATGATGATCTCGAGGATGACGAAGAATGGGAAGATGGTGCCCACGAGCTTGGCATTGTCGAAAATGAAATTGACGAAGTTGGTCCAACAGCTAGAGAAATCGAGGGTCGAAGAAGGATCTCCGACATATTCGA CTCACATAAAGAAGAAGAGATCGAAGAGTATCTTAGGAACAAGTATGCAAATGAAGCAAGAGTAGCTCATCATTTTGGAAATGGAGAACATATGAATGATGAGATTACTCAGCAAACACTGCTACCTAATATAAAGGATCCAAATCTTTGGCTAGTAAAATGTCGTATTGGTGAAGAAATGAATACTGTACTCTTGCTCATGCGCAAATTTCTCACTTATCAATACACAA atAGTCCATTAGTAATAAAATCAGCTGTTGCACCGAAAGGAATAAAAGGTTTCATTTACATTGAAGCTTACAAACAAGTTCATGTGAAAGCTGCCATTGAGAATGTTAACAATCTCAAATTGGGATTTTGGAAACAACAAATGGTACCCTTAAATGAAATGGTAGATGTCCTCAGGGTAACTTcaagtataaatataaagccAAATCAATGGGTTCGAATAAAAAGAGGAATATACAAGGATGACTTAGCTCAAGTGGATTACATCGAGCTGGCACAAAATAAAGTGCATTTAAGACTGTTACCAAGGATTGACTATCAAAAATTACGTGGGGCATTGAGATTAATGTCAGAGGAAGCTGAGTCTACTAAACGCAAAAAAACCAGGCCACCAGCCAAACCTTTTGATCCTGAAGCAATAAGGTCAATAGGAGGTGAAGTAACAAGCAATGGAgattatcttgtttttgaaggAAATCATTATTCTCGTAAGGG ttttcttttCAAACACTTCAACATCAATGCTATCAGAAGTGAAGGAATAAAACCAACACTAGAAGAAATAGAGCACTTTGAAGATTCTCCTGAAAACATTGATATTGAACTTAGTGATGCACCTGCTACTGGACCTGGTGCAAAATTTGATCAAATGTGTAATTTCAGTACTGGAGACAAAGTGAAAGTTAATGAAGGTGAACTGATCCACTTGCAGGGAAAAATAGTTTCTATCGatggtaataaaataatggTTATGCCAAGCCATGAGGAGTTAAATGAACCCATAGAGTTTATGGCCCGTGAATTAAGGAAGTATTTTAACATTGGAGATCATGTTAAA GTCCTTGCGGGTAAATATGAAGGAGACACCGGTCTAATTGTGCGAATTGAAGAAAATCGTATCGTTTTGTTTTCTGACGTGTCAATGCACGAACTTGAAGTGCTACCAATCAACCTTCAACTTTGTCCAGACATGGCAAGTGGTGTCGATCGCCTAGGCAAATTTCAATGGGGTGATCTCGTGCAACTAGAACCACAAACTGTGGGCGTGATCGTGCGACTTGAACGCGATAACTTTCAAGTTCTGTCAATGCATGGTAACGTTGTTCAGGCCTCACCCGTATCTTTGACCAAGTATAACGAAAACAGGAATACTACTGCTTTGGATATGTACCAAGATTCCATTAGGAGAAAAGATATCGTAAAAGTATTAGATGGACCACACTCCGGCAGAGAAGGAGAGATAAAGCACCTCTATAGAAATTTCGCTTTCCTGTATTCTAAAGTCTACATCCATTCTGGtggtatatttgtttgtaaaacgAGACATCTGCAGCTAGTTGGAGGACTCAAgagtaaaaaagaattaattgcTGAGCTGACAAACTATCCTTTTGCATCACCTACGCGCTCTGACGT AAGTCCGCAACAAGAAAAAGGAAAGGCTCGTGTTCACAGCAGTTTCGGTGGTTCATATCCTACTCgtgataaaaaattgattggAACAACGATCAGAATCACAGGGGGACCTTACAAAGGAAACATTGGCTTTGTAAAAGATGCCACAGAAAGTGCAGTCAGGGTCGAGTTGCATTCACCCTGTCAGACAATTTCAGTAGATCGATCTCATATTATGAATCTTGCACAACTAGGACCGAATGGCACTCCTAGAAATAACTACACTCCTACGTACAGTGCAGGAGGCCGAACGCCGATGTACGGAGCAAGGCAAGATGGGTCAAAGACACCAATGCATGGTTCGCAAACGCCTATGCAAGGTGCACAGACACCAATGTATGACA CTGGTTCTCGTACTCCCTACTATGGTTCGATTACGCCTTCGCATTCGGAAGGAGGAAATACTCCTCGCAATACTGGAGCTTGGGATCCTACTGTAGCGAATACACCAGCTCGAAATAGCGAATACGATTTAGATGATCCGGATGATGCACCTTCTGCTTCACCTATGTATCAAGAGTCTCAATCCTCTAACTCGATGTACGATCCGGACCCAAGTGCAAGCCCAATGATGAGTGTTGTTAGTCCAAGTCGCAGCGGTGGCATAACGCCATCTCACTCAGACATGGGTTTTATGAGTCCAAATTATACGCCTTCTTCTCCGACAGAATCCAATGCTTCCATGTTGGCAG ATAATGTAGATACTCCAGACTCACCGGACCGTGTAGGAAGTCCATACTCGCTAAATGATGTACAGACTCCAGACTCACCGGATCATGTACAAATTTCATACTCACCAGCTTCTCCCAGTATAAATTTATCACCAAGGAGAAATGGAATTCCATACTCGCCAGCTTCTCCTAGTATAAATTTATCGCCAAAGAGAAATACAATTCCATACTCACCAGCGTCTCCCAGCATAAATTCGTCGCCAATTAGAAAAACACTTTCATACTCGCCAGCTTCTCCGAGTATAAATTCATCGCCAAACAGAAATGCAATTTCATACTCACCATCTTCACCTAATGCCAATTCATCACCAAATGaaagtgaataa